The nucleotide window GGTTGTGTCCAGGCCGTGTAGAATTTTGATCAGGCGCGAGTCGAAGTTGGAAATCACCGCCAGCGTCATGCCGCGCCGTTTCAGCGCACTGAGAGTTTCCAATACCTCGGGAAACAAGGTCCATGCTTGCGGTTGGGAAAAGTAATCGAACAGGTCATCGAAAAAGTCATCGAAGCGCTCGAACGGTTCCCAGGGCTCGAAGACTTGGCGCACTAAGGTTTTCCACCAGTCGCGTTCGAGTTGGTCGATTGTGGAATGATCTGCATTAGGGAAAGCGAGGGGCGCGGCGCGCCCGAAGGTAACTTGAAAGCGTCCGTTTAACTCCGCCGGCGCAACTTGGACGCCGTACTTGGCCGCGGTGACGGCGTAGCTCTCGCCGACTTTTCTGACCGGCTTAATTAACGTGCCCGCGGCGTCGAAGAAAACGACTTTGATTGCCATGAACGTGACCGTTTGATTGCATGGACCGTAGCATCCTTTATAATGAAAATCGATGGAACGTGACGCTGCGCTGATTCTCGTCGACGTGCAGAACGACTTCTGTCCCGGCGGCGCGCTGGCCGTCGCAGAGGGCGACCAGATCGTGGCGGTGTTGAACCGCTACATCGAGAAGTTTGCTGCCGCCGGTTTGCCGATCGTCGCCACGCGCGATTGGCATCCGGAAAAAACTCGCCACTTCAAATCAGGCGGCGGTATTTGGCCGTCGCATTGTGTGCAAGGCAGCGAAGGCGGCAAGTTCCATCCGCAGTTGGCGCTTGACGATCGCGTGATCGTCATGTCCAAGGGCGAAAGCCCCGACGCCGATAGCTACTCAGGATTCGATGCGGTGACCAGCGACGGCGTGCGTCTAGGCGAATGGCTGCGCGCGCGTGGTATTCGCCGCCTCTACGTCGGCGGTCTGGCCACCGATTACTGTGTCAAGCACACGGTGCTCGACGGCTTGAAAGAAGGATTCAAGGTTGTGCTTTTGGAAGACGCGATTCGTGGCGTAAATCTGCAGCCGAGCGATTCTGAGCTTGCGATCGCAGAGATGGTACGCGCCGGTGCACAACGAGGTGCGGAAAGTTCGGTAATCTCATGAGTGAAGGATATAATTATCGTCAAGAGCTTGCCGTCGCAGAGACGGCTGCGCGCGCTGCCGGCACACTAATCATGGGCTTGTTCAAGGGCAAGTACGACGTCCAGGAGAAGTCGAAGAATAATCCCGTGACAACGGCCGACCTCGAAGCCAATCGGGTGATCCGCGAGACGATCCACAGAAATTATCCGGGCGACGGTTGGCTCTCCGAAGAAGACGCCGACAACACGCAACGGTTGAGCGCGTCGCGGGTGTGGGTGATCGATCCCATCGACGGCACGAAAGAGTTCATCGAAGGGGTGCCGCAATTCGCCGTCTCCATCGGTTTTGTTGTCGATGGCCGCGCCAAAGTGGCGGTGGTGTACAATCCGGCCAAGCAGCGCTTTTACAAAGCGTCGGCAGGACAGGGCGCGTATCTAAATAGTCAACCGATCCAAGTGACCACGCGCAGTGACGTCAACGGCGCAAAACTTTTAGTCAGCCGTTCCGAGCCGCAAAAAAAATTCCAAGTTTTCGTCGATCGCTGCGAGATCAAACCCGTTGGCAGCATCGCTTATCGTTTGGCCAAAGTCGCCGGCGGCGCCGGCGACGCGACGCTGACGTTTCGAAACATTCACGAATGGGACATCTGCGCCGGCGTGCTGATGGTCGAGGAGGCCGGCGGCAAAGTCGTCGACGGCGACGGCAACCCGATGTTGTTTAACCGCGAGACGCCTAAGCATCGCGGCGTGGTCGCTACCAGTAAAAATCTTTTGTCGGGTTTGCAGGGGCTCTGGGCCCAGGCGATGGCGCAGAAGTAATCCTATGCGACAATGCATCTACTGCGGCCAGGGAGCCGGGTTGTTGGCGCGCATCTGCGCTGACTGCAAAAAATTGCTTGCGTGCGTGGAACAGCTGCGTGGCAAAGTCGGCTACGGCGAGTTTCTCGATGGCTTGGAGCGCACCGGCGTCGCCAAAGAGAAGATCATGGTTTTTTTGAAAGCCGACCCCGAGGGCAAAGGCAGCGTGCAAGATCAAGTGACCGCCGAGATGACCACCGACCTGATGAAGGTGATGGGAATCGCCGGCAAGCAGACGCCGCAGGGGGTCAAACAGATCCGTCAGTTCGTCGATAAGGAATCGAAGTAAAACTCTCACCACGAAGCCGCCAAGGACGCGAAGTTCGGATTTGGGAGGAGAAGCCGAGCTGCAGTCT belongs to Deltaproteobacteria bacterium and includes:
- the pncA gene encoding bifunctional nicotinamidase/pyrazinamidase yields the protein MERDAALILVDVQNDFCPGGALAVAEGDQIVAVLNRYIEKFAAAGLPIVATRDWHPEKTRHFKSGGGIWPSHCVQGSEGGKFHPQLALDDRVIVMSKGESPDADSYSGFDAVTSDGVRLGEWLRARGIRRLYVGGLATDYCVKHTVLDGLKEGFKVVLLEDAIRGVNLQPSDSELAIAEMVRAGAQRGAESSVIS
- a CDS encoding HAD-IA family hydrolase → MAIKVVFFDAAGTLIKPVRKVGESYAVTAAKYGVQVAPAELNGRFQVTFGRAAPLAFPNADHSTIDQLERDWWKTLVRQVFEPWEPFERFDDFFDDLFDYFSQPQAWTLFPEVLETLSALKRRGMTLAVISNFDSRLIKILHGLDTTEWFEEIYVSSRVGYAKPDRRIFELALRNHGLNAENAAHVGDSEENDWRGANAAGLKGLLVDRSQNPSRAEGRISDLQQILEHLD
- a CDS encoding 3'(2'),5'-bisphosphate nucleotidase CysQ, coding for MSEGYNYRQELAVAETAARAAGTLIMGLFKGKYDVQEKSKNNPVTTADLEANRVIRETIHRNYPGDGWLSEEDADNTQRLSASRVWVIDPIDGTKEFIEGVPQFAVSIGFVVDGRAKVAVVYNPAKQRFYKASAGQGAYLNSQPIQVTTRSDVNGAKLLVSRSEPQKKFQVFVDRCEIKPVGSIAYRLAKVAGGAGDATLTFRNIHEWDICAGVLMVEEAGGKVVDGDGNPMLFNRETPKHRGVVATSKNLLSGLQGLWAQAMAQK